One genomic window of Vibrio rhizosphaerae includes the following:
- a CDS encoding ABC transporter permease, with amino-acid sequence MQNTHQIYHKSVVYGILFILLIPIAATFAYALSARWGASILPEGFTLHWYIQLLSDPRFLAAFGRSLFVCLSALLLATVLILPMIFVIFYYYPKLDKVMNILILLPFAVPPVVSSVGLLQRYADSDIVLVGTPWILIGTNFTIALPFMYRAIANNMMAIHLRDLIDAAHLLGASTTKAFWYIILPNLKKGLMASLFLSFSFLLGEFVFANILVGTRYETLQVYLYNMRQTSGHFTSALVMTYFLFIFICTWLASRFNRGVQL; translated from the coding sequence ATGCAAAACACGCATCAGATCTATCATAAAAGTGTGGTATACGGGATCCTCTTTATCCTGCTGATCCCCATCGCAGCCACATTTGCCTATGCGCTCTCCGCCCGCTGGGGAGCCTCGATCCTCCCCGAAGGGTTTACCCTGCATTGGTATATTCAGCTCCTCAGCGATCCGCGTTTTCTGGCAGCATTCGGCCGATCATTATTTGTCTGTCTCTCGGCACTGCTGCTGGCAACCGTGCTGATTCTGCCAATGATATTCGTGATTTTTTATTACTATCCGAAGCTGGATAAAGTCATGAATATTCTGATTTTGTTGCCGTTTGCCGTGCCGCCGGTGGTTTCTTCGGTCGGGCTGCTCCAGCGCTATGCCGACAGCGACATCGTTCTGGTCGGCACGCCGTGGATTCTGATCGGCACCAACTTCACCATCGCGCTGCCATTTATGTACCGCGCCATTGCCAACAATATGATGGCGATTCACCTGCGCGACCTGATTGATGCTGCTCACCTGCTCGGTGCCAGCACCACCAAAGCATTTTGGTATATTATTTTGCCCAATTTAAAAAAAGGCCTGATGGCGTCCCTGTTTCTCTCTTTTTCATTCCTGCTCGGTGAATTCGTGTTTGCCAACATTCTGGTCGGCACCCGTTACGAAACGTTGCAGGTGTATTTGTACAACATGCGTCAGACCAGCGGTCACTTTACCTCAGCACTGGTGATGACCTATTTCTTGTTTATTTTTATCTGTACCTGGCTTGCCAGCCGCTTTAACCGGGGAGTTCAACTATGA
- the glk gene encoding glucokinase: MPYQFALIGDIGGTNARLALCELASGKVSQAKTYPCAEYPSLESVIKHYIEASDVAIQQACIAIACPVQGDWVSMTNHSWAFSIETLQHNLGLETFQVINDFTAVSMAIPVLAESDVVKVGQGAVVKGKPVAVYGAGTGLGVAHLLPVNDQWLSLPGEGGHVDLAPGSQEEDQILAELRKEFGRVSAERCLSGQGIVNLYNAVVRADGRTPEAYMPKDVVEQAQANTQADCRKALELFCVLMGRFAGNLALNLETLGGVYIAGGVVPRFVDFLLDSPYRTAFEDKGRFKTYLENIPVFVITHKEPGLLGAGAYLRQSLGLSLSAQ, from the coding sequence ATGCCTTATCAATTTGCGTTGATTGGCGATATTGGCGGCACAAATGCCCGTTTGGCATTATGTGAACTGGCATCAGGGAAAGTCAGTCAGGCAAAAACGTATCCTTGTGCCGAATATCCGAGCCTTGAGTCAGTAATCAAGCATTATATTGAAGCATCAGATGTGGCTATTCAGCAAGCCTGTATTGCAATTGCTTGTCCGGTGCAGGGTGACTGGGTATCGATGACCAATCATAGCTGGGCGTTTTCCATCGAAACCCTGCAACATAACCTTGGCCTTGAAACATTTCAGGTGATCAATGATTTTACTGCTGTCTCAATGGCGATTCCGGTACTTGCTGAATCGGACGTGGTGAAAGTGGGTCAGGGCGCAGTGGTCAAAGGGAAGCCGGTTGCGGTTTATGGTGCAGGAACCGGACTGGGCGTGGCGCATTTACTGCCGGTGAACGATCAATGGCTCAGTCTGCCCGGAGAAGGCGGTCATGTGGATTTGGCGCCGGGGAGTCAGGAAGAAGACCAGATTTTAGCGGAGTTACGCAAAGAGTTTGGTCGTGTTTCAGCGGAACGATGTCTGTCGGGACAAGGCATTGTCAATCTGTACAATGCGGTGGTGCGTGCCGACGGACGGACGCCGGAAGCATACATGCCGAAAGATGTGGTTGAACAGGCTCAGGCCAACACGCAAGCGGATTGTCGCAAAGCGCTGGAACTGTTTTGTGTTCTGATGGGGCGCTTTGCCGGAAATCTGGCACTGAATCTTGAAACTTTGGGTGGTGTTTACATTGCCGGTGGCGTTGTGCCCCGTTTTGTCGACTTCTTGCTCGATTCACCATACCGCACTGCATTTGAAGATAAAGGGCGGTTCAAGACTTATTTAGAGAACATTCCTGTCTTTGTTATCACCCATAAAGAACCGGGATTATTAGGTGCCGGTGCTTATCTGAGACAGTCGCTCGGTTTGTCTTTATCTGCGCAGTAA
- a CDS encoding PqiA/YebS family transporter subunit has translation MSSGKCLEQATACDHCDWVNVMPAMQAGEELHCARCGHLIVTCRPNVPQLLLSNGLSAVLMFIMSLCFVFLGFSSQGSHQRISLLDCIYGLMGEHYISLGIIVTLTLLVLPVVYLSAVLLTALAMRQGKLRSVHYGLTHTLNALKPWLMVDVFLLGGLVALVKLQSLAEIELGLSFWAFCGFTICLFRTVSLVDKRWIWHGLCGPAPAVAVRSGSALSQGLKGCQYCGALMSAETHQCTRCHHILHQRKLGSLNNTLALLIASCALYLPANLFPIMITTFLGTSEPSTIMGGVILLWGMKSYLVASVIFVASILVPVMKILMLFWLCWQIRFGRGEHEKPTQRIYHITEFIGRWSMVDVFVVAILSALVQLGAMMNIIPGVAAVSFAAVVILTMLAAMSFDSRLIWDKSEEITI, from the coding sequence ATGAGTAGCGGAAAATGTCTTGAACAAGCCACAGCTTGTGATCATTGTGACTGGGTCAATGTGATGCCAGCCATGCAAGCCGGAGAAGAACTGCATTGTGCCCGTTGTGGTCATTTGATTGTCACATGTCGTCCGAACGTCCCGCAGTTGCTATTGAGTAATGGGTTATCAGCCGTGCTGATGTTCATTATGTCGCTCTGTTTTGTTTTTCTTGGGTTCTCTTCACAAGGCAGCCATCAGCGAATCTCCTTATTGGATTGTATTTATGGTCTGATGGGCGAACATTACATCTCTCTCGGGATTATTGTGACCCTGACTTTGTTGGTGTTACCGGTGGTTTATCTGAGTGCAGTATTGTTGACTGCTCTGGCAATGCGTCAGGGCAAGCTCCGCTCGGTTCATTATGGATTGACGCACACGCTCAATGCGCTGAAACCCTGGCTGATGGTGGATGTTTTTCTCCTCGGCGGGCTGGTGGCTTTAGTGAAACTGCAAAGCTTGGCGGAAATTGAGCTGGGGCTGTCTTTCTGGGCTTTTTGTGGCTTTACGATTTGCTTATTCAGGACGGTCTCTTTGGTCGATAAGCGCTGGATTTGGCACGGTTTATGTGGCCCGGCCCCGGCGGTCGCCGTTCGCTCCGGCTCGGCATTGTCTCAAGGATTAAAGGGGTGTCAGTATTGTGGGGCGCTGATGAGCGCAGAGACGCATCAGTGTACGCGCTGTCACCATATTCTGCATCAGCGTAAACTCGGTAGCCTGAACAATACGCTAGCGTTACTGATTGCATCTTGTGCCTTGTACCTGCCTGCCAATCTGTTTCCGATTATGATTACGACGTTTCTGGGAACCAGTGAGCCTTCAACCATCATGGGCGGCGTGATTCTATTGTGGGGAATGAAGTCATATCTTGTGGCCAGTGTGATTTTTGTTGCCAGTATTTTGGTGCCGGTAATGAAGATTTTGATGTTATTTTGGTTGTGCTGGCAAATCCGTTTTGGCCGCGGAGAGCATGAAAAACCGACCCAACGTATTTATCACATCACAGAATTTATCGGGCGTTGGTCAATGGTTGATGTGTTTGTGGTCGCAATTTTGTCTGCGTTGGTTCAGCTCGGTGCCATGATGAATATCATTCCCGGTGTTGCTGCTGTTTCGTTTGCTGCTGTGGTGATCCTGACCATGCTGGCAGCTATGTCGTTTGATTCCCGCCTGATTTGGGATAAATCTGAGGAGATCACCATTTGA
- a CDS encoding UTRA domain-containing protein — protein MTQLTKIKDVIREQIRGGTISSRQKLPSERELCALFSTTRITVKDSLASLETEGLIYREERRGWFVSPPRIHYNPLSRSHFHQMISEQNRIAETHLIQVESRVASSEEAKLLARNEMTPLHIIRRLRLIDGRVVLYVENCLIAHWFPGILEENLTQSLTGLYREKYGYVTSRSRFDVISTAATPEVAKALNIAAGQQVLKICRVNYKQDGAIIDCEFEYWRPDAVMITIDSHTDKASC, from the coding sequence ATGACACAACTGACTAAAATTAAAGATGTTATTCGGGAGCAGATTCGCGGCGGGACGATTAGCAGCCGCCAGAAATTGCCGTCGGAGCGAGAGTTATGTGCGCTGTTTTCAACCACGCGGATTACGGTCAAAGATTCGTTGGCATCTCTGGAAACCGAAGGCTTAATCTACCGGGAAGAACGCCGGGGCTGGTTTGTGTCCCCGCCCCGCATCCATTACAACCCGCTGTCCCGCAGTCACTTTCATCAGATGATCAGCGAGCAGAACCGGATTGCGGAAACCCATTTAATTCAAGTTGAAAGCCGCGTGGCGAGTAGTGAGGAAGCCAAGTTACTGGCACGCAATGAAATGACGCCGCTGCATATTATTCGCCGGTTGCGTTTGATTGACGGGCGCGTGGTGCTGTATGTAGAAAACTGCCTGATTGCCCATTGGTTTCCGGGGATTCTTGAAGAAAATCTCACTCAGTCACTGACCGGACTATACCGGGAAAAATATGGCTATGTGACCAGCCGCTCCCGCTTTGATGTGATTTCAACCGCAGCAACGCCTGAAGTGGCGAAAGCATTAAATATTGCTGCCGGTCAGCAGGTCCTGAAAATTTGTCGCGTGAATTATAAACAAGACGGGGCGATCATCGATTGTGAGTTTGAGTATTGGCGGCCCGATGCCGTCATGATTACCATCGATAGTCATACTGACAAGGCATCATGTTAA
- a CDS encoding ABC transporter substrate-binding protein, which produces MAFHATAKTQSLDELVKAAKAEGQVYSVGMPDSWANWKDTWRDLNSKYHLQHQDTDMSSAQEVAKFAAEKHNATADIGDVGFAFGRVAVQKGVAQPYKPSTWNEIPDWAKDKDGYWALAYTGTIAFMSNNNLVKNPPKTWADLLTGKYKVTIGDVGVASQANNAVLAAAFANGGNESNLKPALKFFAKLAEQGRLSFTAPSLANLEKGEVEVAVLWDFNALNYRDKIDRSRFTVSIPQDGSVISGYTTIINKYAKHPNAAKLTREYIFSDQGQINLANGYARPIRTNIALPAETKAKLLDNKQYEHVHPIKNFDAWEKSARRLPRQWQENVLIHQQ; this is translated from the coding sequence ATGGCCTTTCATGCAACAGCAAAAACCCAGTCGCTTGATGAATTGGTGAAAGCCGCCAAAGCGGAAGGACAAGTCTACAGTGTCGGTATGCCCGACAGCTGGGCCAACTGGAAAGATACCTGGCGCGATCTGAATAGCAAATATCACCTGCAACATCAGGATACCGATATGAGTTCAGCGCAAGAAGTTGCCAAATTTGCGGCGGAAAAACACAATGCCACTGCCGATATCGGTGATGTCGGCTTCGCGTTCGGCCGTGTTGCGGTACAAAAAGGTGTCGCTCAGCCTTACAAACCATCGACTTGGAACGAGATTCCTGACTGGGCAAAAGATAAAGACGGTTACTGGGCGCTTGCCTATACCGGCACCATCGCCTTTATGTCGAACAATAATCTGGTCAAAAACCCACCCAAGACATGGGCTGATCTGCTCACTGGCAAGTATAAAGTCACCATCGGTGATGTCGGTGTTGCCTCGCAAGCCAACAATGCGGTGTTAGCCGCTGCATTTGCCAACGGCGGTAATGAATCGAATCTAAAACCGGCTCTCAAGTTCTTCGCCAAACTGGCTGAACAAGGCCGTCTGTCTTTTACCGCACCGAGTCTGGCAAATCTGGAAAAAGGTGAAGTGGAAGTCGCGGTATTATGGGACTTCAACGCACTCAACTACCGCGATAAAATTGACCGCTCTCGCTTCACGGTCAGTATTCCTCAGGACGGTTCAGTCATTTCCGGCTATACCACCATCATCAATAAATACGCGAAACATCCGAATGCGGCAAAACTGACCCGTGAATATATCTTCAGTGATCAAGGGCAAATCAACCTTGCCAACGGTTATGCGCGCCCGATCCGCACCAATATTGCGCTACCGGCAGAAACCAAAGCCAAATTACTTGATAACAAACAGTACGAACATGTGCATCCGATTAAAAATTTCGATGCATGGGAAAAATCCGCCCGCCGCCTGCCGCGTCAATGGCAGGAAAATGTCCTCATCCACCAGCAGTAA
- a CDS encoding ABC transporter ATP-binding protein, producing the protein MSYVHVNQLTKVFGEHAVFQAIDFTIEQGEFITLLGPSGCGKSTLLRCIAGLEAIDQGEIWVDNHEISRQVPQQREIGMVFQSYALFPNMTVADNIGFGLKMKGLDKPTIAQETQRFIELVELQGKEKQYPHELSGGQRQRVALARALIVRPRILLLDEPLSALDAKIRKVLRQQIRAIQKELNLTTIFVTHDQEEAMQLSDRIFLMNQGEIVQQGSPEQIYTQPANTFVAQFMGHYNLLDALTAHTWFGIESTGQVAIRPESIYVKEPGRQYDAHISAPRAATVVSHQLLGNVIRYTAAIGDQHLTVDLLNRSSERLFPVGHPLELLFNLNEIQPVRD; encoded by the coding sequence ATGAGTTATGTCCATGTCAATCAACTCACCAAAGTGTTCGGCGAGCATGCCGTATTTCAAGCGATTGATTTCACCATTGAACAAGGGGAATTCATTACCCTGCTCGGCCCCAGCGGCTGCGGAAAATCGACTCTGTTACGTTGTATCGCCGGGCTTGAAGCCATCGATCAGGGAGAGATCTGGGTCGATAACCACGAGATCTCCCGTCAGGTACCGCAGCAACGGGAAATCGGTATGGTGTTTCAGTCTTATGCGCTGTTCCCCAACATGACGGTGGCCGACAATATTGGTTTCGGCCTGAAGATGAAAGGCCTCGATAAGCCAACCATTGCCCAGGAAACACAACGCTTTATCGAACTTGTCGAATTACAAGGCAAAGAAAAACAGTATCCTCATGAACTCTCCGGCGGACAGCGGCAACGGGTTGCGTTAGCCAGAGCGTTAATCGTCCGGCCCCGTATTCTGCTGTTGGATGAACCGCTCTCTGCGCTCGATGCCAAAATCAGAAAGGTGCTGCGCCAGCAAATCCGCGCCATTCAGAAAGAACTCAACCTGACGACGATTTTCGTCACTCACGATCAGGAAGAAGCCATGCAACTGTCTGATCGAATCTTTCTGATGAATCAGGGCGAGATCGTGCAGCAAGGCAGCCCGGAACAGATTTACACCCAACCGGCCAATACTTTTGTGGCGCAATTTATGGGGCATTACAATCTGCTTGACGCCCTGACAGCCCATACTTGGTTCGGGATTGAGAGCACCGGTCAGGTCGCGATTCGTCCCGAGTCCATTTATGTCAAAGAGCCGGGCCGTCAGTATGACGCACACATTTCAGCGCCGCGGGCGGCAACCGTCGTCAGCCATCAGCTACTGGGAAACGTGATTCGCTATACCGCCGCAATCGGCGATCAACACCTGACCGTTGATCTGCTCAACCGCTCTTCAGAACGATTATTTCCGGTTGGACATCCGCTGGAACTTTTATTTAACTTAAACGAAATTCAACCGGTGAGAGATTAA
- a CDS encoding VOC family protein has protein sequence MEPRISIITLGVKNLETSYNFYAALGFTSPQKPADGIIFFKTGGACLALYPLEELADDVSPELAAQCSGFSGITLAHNTRSREEVDEVLALAVSVGAKLEKPAKDAFWGGYSGYFSDPDGHLWEVAYGDCWDFHEDGSLVIQ, from the coding sequence GTGGAACCAAGGATTAGTATTATCACACTCGGTGTGAAAAATTTAGAAACTTCATATAACTTTTATGCTGCACTCGGCTTTACTTCCCCTCAGAAACCGGCAGACGGGATTATTTTCTTTAAGACGGGTGGTGCCTGCCTTGCGCTTTATCCGCTGGAAGAACTGGCGGATGATGTTTCTCCTGAACTGGCTGCTCAATGTTCGGGGTTCTCTGGTATTACGTTAGCCCATAATACGCGTTCAAGAGAGGAAGTTGATGAAGTCTTGGCACTGGCAGTCAGTGTCGGTGCCAAGTTAGAAAAGCCCGCTAAGGATGCATTTTGGGGGGGCTATAGCGGTTATTTTTCTGATCCTGATGGTCACTTATGGGAAGTGGCTTATGGCGACTGCTGGGATTTTCATGAAGATGGCAGTCTGGTGATCCAGTAG
- a CDS encoding alkaline phosphatase family protein gives MNNKVILVVLDGLNLSVARQCLGYLNGLIASQQATLYPLTCELPSLSRPLYECLLTGVPPVASGIVHNQINRRSHHESVFSLASQQGKKTAAAAYHWFSELYNRSPYHPVEDRFTNDPTLNIQHGIFYHWDHYPDEALFLDAEYLRRHYDPDFLLIHPMNIDDAGHHAGLDSAHYRNTARKADMILSDHLPQWMAAGYQILITSDHGMNNDRSHGGTLPEEREVPLLVIGDHFSHQAAQIAQTDICGVICELLGLTHQKSIAGGVLR, from the coding sequence ATGAACAATAAAGTTATCCTTGTTGTTCTGGATGGCCTCAACCTTTCAGTAGCCCGGCAGTGTCTGGGCTACCTGAATGGTCTGATCGCCTCGCAGCAAGCCACCTTATACCCGCTCACCTGTGAACTGCCCTCATTATCCCGGCCACTTTATGAATGTTTACTGACGGGCGTTCCGCCGGTCGCAAGCGGCATCGTGCACAATCAGATCAACCGCCGTTCCCATCATGAATCGGTGTTCAGTCTGGCAAGCCAGCAAGGCAAAAAAACGGCCGCGGCGGCCTATCATTGGTTTAGCGAACTGTATAACCGTTCCCCCTACCATCCGGTCGAAGATCGCTTTACCAACGACCCGACCCTGAATATTCAGCACGGCATTTTTTATCACTGGGATCACTACCCCGACGAAGCACTGTTTCTCGATGCCGAATACCTGCGCCGTCACTATGACCCGGATTTTTTGCTGATCCACCCGATGAATATTGATGATGCCGGTCATCACGCCGGTCTCGATTCTGCTCATTATCGCAATACCGCCCGCAAAGCCGATATGATTTTATCGGACCACTTGCCACAATGGATGGCAGCGGGATATCAGATTTTGATCACCAGTGACCACGGCATGAACAATGACCGTTCGCACGGTGGCACCTTGCCGGAAGAGCGCGAAGTCCCGCTGTTGGTGATCGGTGACCATTTTAGCCACCAAGCGGCTCAAATCGCCCAGACCGATATTTGTGGTGTGATTTGTGAATTACTGGGACTGACCCACCAAAAATCCATCGCGGGAGGTGTTCTTCGATGA
- the pqiB gene encoding intermembrane transport protein PqiB, whose product MSHSSSATESAHRMHFNSIWFVPLIAAIVAGWMLIENWSRQGPEIIVVAENADGLVAGKTKVKAHNVDVGEVTDIQLSPDFNHAIIHIRMEQGSEAMLNSKSQFWVVKPRVGKEGISGLGTILSGAFINVNPGKNGEKRERFTMLKQPPLSTADNQGIRLTLYSTDNAKMEVGSPVHFRGFEVGYIENVDFDIKRKAITYHIFIKAPYDALVHSNVQFWMTPGLLIEGTAKGLEVRMDSLQTLFSGGISFGTTTDNQNSGTPVKDLTEFRLFSSKEAAANNRYDKYIDYIMLVQGSISGLLPGAPLEYNGVRLGTVEEVPYHGAGIETAGDIRMQSIPILVRLEPQRIASHLSDKMIDLDEWRKMFAQGFDRGMRATLTSSNLLTGAKVVSIMFVKDPQPVTDTTYHGYPVFPTVSNALASIQEKITVILDRLAALPMDKTVDQLNQTLVSADDTFKELHEASKNLKKLLSQEKTQAIPDRLVSTLETLNETLNDYQAQGAVGQNIQQSLDAIQRNLETLYPLLQDLRRQPNSIIFGKQSEQDIEPKVTKGSTK is encoded by the coding sequence TTGAGTCACTCATCATCTGCTACAGAATCCGCTCACCGGATGCACTTTAATTCAATCTGGTTCGTGCCTTTAATTGCTGCCATTGTCGCTGGATGGATGTTAATTGAAAACTGGTCTCGGCAAGGGCCGGAGATTATTGTTGTCGCAGAAAATGCCGATGGATTAGTCGCCGGAAAAACCAAAGTGAAAGCGCATAATGTGGATGTCGGTGAAGTGACCGATATTCAGCTTAGTCCTGACTTTAATCATGCGATTATTCATATCCGAATGGAGCAGGGCTCTGAAGCCATGTTGAACAGTAAAAGCCAGTTCTGGGTGGTGAAACCCAGAGTCGGGAAAGAAGGGATCAGCGGACTGGGCACCATTCTTTCCGGTGCGTTTATCAACGTCAATCCGGGCAAAAATGGTGAAAAACGCGAACGCTTTACGATGTTGAAACAACCACCGTTATCGACGGCTGATAATCAGGGGATTCGTCTGACACTTTACTCGACCGATAACGCAAAGATGGAGGTGGGTTCTCCCGTCCATTTCCGCGGGTTTGAAGTCGGTTATATCGAGAATGTTGATTTCGATATCAAACGCAAAGCAATTACTTACCACATTTTTATCAAAGCGCCTTATGATGCGCTGGTCCACAGCAATGTACAGTTCTGGATGACACCGGGGCTCTTGATTGAAGGCACCGCAAAAGGGTTGGAAGTGCGGATGGACTCACTGCAGACGTTGTTCTCCGGCGGGATTTCATTTGGCACGACGACAGATAACCAGAATTCCGGCACTCCCGTCAAAGACTTAACTGAGTTTCGTCTTTTTTCTTCTAAAGAGGCCGCAGCCAATAACCGCTATGACAAATACATTGATTACATCATGTTAGTGCAGGGTAGCATCAGTGGCCTGCTACCGGGCGCACCGCTGGAATACAATGGCGTTCGTCTGGGGACGGTGGAAGAAGTTCCGTATCATGGGGCTGGCATTGAAACCGCCGGGGATATTCGTATGCAGTCCATCCCGATACTGGTTCGTCTGGAGCCTCAGAGAATCGCCTCTCATTTGAGTGATAAAATGATTGATCTGGATGAGTGGCGCAAGATGTTTGCTCAAGGATTTGACCGGGGAATGCGGGCGACGCTGACGAGCAGTAATCTGTTAACCGGTGCCAAAGTGGTGTCGATTATGTTTGTGAAAGATCCTCAGCCGGTGACTGACACAACGTACCACGGATATCCGGTTTTCCCGACGGTAAGTAATGCTCTGGCATCGATTCAGGAAAAAATCACCGTGATTCTCGATCGTCTGGCCGCACTACCGATGGACAAAACCGTGGACCAACTGAATCAAACACTGGTTTCTGCGGATGATACGTTCAAAGAGCTTCATGAAGCGAGCAAGAATTTGAAAAAACTGCTGTCACAAGAAAAGACTCAGGCGATCCCGGATCGGTTAGTGAGCACATTGGAAACCTTGAATGAAACATTAAATGATTATCAGGCTCAAGGTGCGGTAGGGCAGAATATTCAGCAAAGTCTTGATGCCATACAACGTAACCTTGAAACATTATATCCATTACTACAGGACTTACGCAGACAGCCGAACTCGATTATTTTCGGCAAGCAGAGTGAACAGGATATCGAGCCGAAAGTGACCAAAGGGAGTACAAAATGA
- a CDS encoding HAD family hydrolase, with product MANPLYVFDMDDTLIDGDSAMIWNTFLVEQGIVTDPDFLARDREMMALYAAGKMDMATYLNFTLAPLTKLPQTTVDALAETCVTTQILPRLFNEAQQLISDLITQQIPMLVISATVSFIVRPLAQKIGIPDALGIDLVTVDQRYTAEIDGIASYREGKVRRLDDWLASQSQSFSAVHFYTDSINDLPLCRHADYVYLINPAPALAQQAEGKPNWTIYHWGQTSSATPDAPTASA from the coding sequence ATGGCCAACCCTTTATATGTGTTCGACATGGATGACACCCTGATTGACGGCGACAGTGCCATGATCTGGAATACGTTTTTAGTCGAGCAAGGTATCGTCACCGACCCTGACTTTCTGGCGCGGGATCGCGAGATGATGGCTTTATATGCCGCCGGCAAGATGGATATGGCGACCTATCTGAATTTTACTCTTGCTCCACTCACCAAGTTGCCGCAAACCACCGTCGATGCGCTGGCCGAAACCTGCGTGACAACTCAAATTCTGCCGCGGCTGTTCAATGAGGCACAGCAACTGATCAGCGACCTCATCACCCAACAGATTCCGATGCTCGTCATCTCGGCCACGGTCAGTTTTATCGTCCGCCCACTGGCGCAAAAAATCGGCATCCCCGATGCGTTAGGCATTGATCTGGTCACCGTCGATCAACGTTACACCGCCGAGATTGATGGTATTGCCAGCTATCGGGAAGGCAAAGTCCGCCGACTGGACGACTGGCTCGCGAGTCAATCGCAATCTTTCTCTGCCGTGCATTTCTATACCGATTCCATCAACGACTTACCACTGTGCCGACACGCCGATTATGTCTATCTGATCAACCCGGCCCCGGCGCTTGCGCAGCAGGCCGAAGGCAAACCAAACTGGACCATTTATCACTGGGGCCAAACCTCGTCAGCAACACCCGACGCACCGACAGCATCGGCCTGA